The following are encoded together in the Salvelinus alpinus chromosome 29, SLU_Salpinus.1, whole genome shotgun sequence genome:
- the LOC139558995 gene encoding zinc finger and BTB domain-containing protein 22-like has product MHSLSMGQGCSSSSSGAPSGSVVQVCFPSSQASVLDSLNRQREEGQLCDLSIQVQGQVFKAHRCVLAASSPYFHDQVLLKNMSTVSIPAVMDPLAFESVLSCAYTGQLRMLREDIVNYLTVGSVLQMWHIVDKCTELLKEGRVTGSGSAAQGVIGGAQGNHGCSSSESSLGAGSAQAGGSNTQPATHPPSRPSLSESQSPSSTNYFSPRDTNFGGGVAAAGAAGEGGVNSTPSYCTPSGGEEAFLIEEEDEEEEEELLYHRKRGSSRRKPTASVSDQEVGVSDSFGVSSYQDGDASPLQKRPTYSQPSIMPRKQWVVVKTERPQDDDLIVVSGEEGPDEEEERELEMLRERERTFNISNIRTLSGELSSKADHEMETQMDYCQSSEDYLKFDSGLMDQTLPQHLHDSAGQSGGRTVSALLGQVQSAAAARAQLFPIDMQGNQILMYRQSSLDSSQPIGMGGGMAGAPFKGPNLEHGAVHLSAQGGLAGGLDGLDGGGGGSSGKVFMCHCGKTFTHKSMRDRHINMHLDLRPFNCPVCAKKFKMKHHLTEHMKTHTGLKPYDCHGCGKKFMWRDSFMRHRTHCEGRSGAAGRSEDGGGSDRTDGISPQHLPHVPLSTSESGHGVVGGRNGISVLSPHHSSTGSSSNAVSCLTMASSGVLLGVNSQNVMQVQGSSVFGLGVSRGGCEEEVCEVGANDSVT; this is encoded by the exons ATGCATTCTCTGTCCATGGGGCAGGGCTGTAGCAGCAGCAGCTCAGGTGCCCCCTCTGGCTCGGTGGTACAGGTGTGCTTCCCCAGCTCCCAGGCGTCTGTACTGGACAGCCTGAACAGGCAGCGCGAGGAGGGCCAGCTCTGTGACCTCTCCATCCAGGTCCAGGGGCAGGTGTTCAAGGCCCACCGCTGTGTGCTGGCTGCATCCTCACCCTACTTTCACGAccag gTGCTCTTGAAGAACATGTCCACCGTCTCCATCCCTGCCGTCATGGACCCGCTGGCGTTCGAGAGCGTCCTGAGCTGCGCCTACACGGGCCAGCTGCGCATGCTCCGCGAAGACATCGTCAACTACCTCACCGTGGGCAGCGTGCTGCAGATGTGGCACATCGTGGACAAGTGCACAGAGCTCCTCAAAGAGGGGCGGGTGACGGGGAGTGGGAGTGCAGCCCAGGGCGTCATTGGGGGAGCTCAGGGGAACCATGGATGCAGTAGCAGTGAAAGCTCCCTCGGGGCTGGGAGTGCCCAAGCTGGGGGAAGCAACACCCAGCCGGCCACTCACCCTCCCAGCCGCCCGTCCCTGAGTGAGAGCCAGTCTCCCAGCAGCACCAACTACTTTAGCCCCAGAGACACCAACTTCGGAGGGGGAGTGGCGGCCGCTGGAGCTGCAGGGGAGGGAGGCGTGAACTCAACCCCCAGCTACTGCACCCCTTCTGGGGGTGAGGAGGCTTTCCTCATCGAAGAAGAggatgaagaagaggaagaagagctCCTGTACCATAGGAAGCGAGGGAGCAGCAGGAGGAAGCCGACGGCCTCTGTCTCGGACCAAGAGGTTGGAGTCAGCGATAGCTTCGGGGTGTCGTCCTACCAAGACGGGGATGCCTCCCCTCTCCAGAAGCGGCCCACATACAGCCAGCCCAGCATCATGCCCCGGAAGCAGTGGGTGGTGGTAAAAACAGAGAGGCCCCAGGACGATGACCTGATCGTGGTGTCGGGTGAGGAAGGgccagatgaggaagaggagagagagttggagatgctgagggagagggagaggacgttCAACATATCCAACATTAGGACTTTGTCTGGAGAGTTGAGCAGCAAAGCGGACCATGAGATGGAGACACAG ATGGATTACTGCCAGTCTTCTGAAGACTACCTCAAGTTTGACAGTGGTTTAATGGACCAGACTCTCCCACAGCACCTTCATGACAGCGCTGGTCAGAGTGGTGGCAGAACCGTCTCAGCCCTACTAGGCCAAGTCcagtctgctgctgctgccagaGCTCAGCTCTTTCCCATAGACATGCAAGGCAACCAGATCCTCATGTACAGACAATCCTCTCTAGATTCCTCTCAACCCATAGGAATGGGAGGTGGTATGGCCGGGGCACCATTTAAAGGGCCAAATCTGGAGCATGGAGCAGTCCATTTGTCAGCACAGGGGGGTTTGGCCGGTGGCTTAGATGGACTGGACGGGGGTGGTGGCGGGAGTTCAGGGAAGGTGTTCATGTGCCACTGTGGAAAGACCTTCACCCACAAGAGCATGCGCGACCGTCACATCAACATGCACCTGGACCTGCGGCCTTTCAACTGCCCCGTCTGCGCcaagaagttcaagatgaagcACCACCTGACGGAGCACATGAAGACCCACACGGGGCTCAAGCCCTACGACTGCCACGGCTGCGGCAAGAAGTTCATGTGGCGCGACAGCTTCATGCGGCACCGCACCCACTGCGAGGGACGGAGCGGGGCGGCTGGCAGGAGCGAGGATGGGGGAGGGTCCGACCGCACTGATGGGATCTCCCCACAGCATCTCCCTCATGTCCCTCTCTCGACCAGCGAGTCCGGTCACGGTGTCGTTGGTGGCAGGAATGGGATCTCTGTCTTGTCCCCACATCATTCCAGTACAGGTAGCAGCAGTAATGCTGTCTCTTGCCTGACCATGGCCAGTTCTGGAGTGCTCTTAGGGGTCAACTCTCAGAACGTGATGCAGGTTCAAGGTTCATCTGTGTTTGGTCTGGGGGTCAGCCGAGGTGGGTGTGAGGAGGAAGTGTGTGAGGTTGGTGCTAATGATAGTGTCACTTAA